One window of the Bradyrhizobium sp. NP1 genome contains the following:
- a CDS encoding GNAT family N-acetyltransferase: MTKLSFHEVDQRRWADFERLFESRGGPGYCWCMAWRAKGAEAKQKGAARKAAIKRRVDMAVPIGLLGYLDDEPVAWCSIAPRSTYRPLGGAEIAGEHPEDVWSLACFFIRRDLRGQDLVPQLIEAAVKQARRRGAKVLEAYPVAPGSPSYRFMGYVPAFEAAGFEMIGRAGSRRYVMRRKLRR, from the coding sequence CTCAGCTTCCACGAGGTCGATCAACGCCGCTGGGCCGACTTCGAGCGCCTGTTCGAGTCCCGCGGCGGTCCCGGCTATTGCTGGTGCATGGCCTGGCGAGCCAAAGGCGCGGAGGCCAAACAGAAGGGCGCGGCGCGCAAGGCTGCGATCAAGCGGCGGGTCGATATGGCCGTGCCGATCGGGCTATTGGGCTATCTCGACGATGAACCGGTCGCGTGGTGCTCGATCGCGCCGCGCTCGACCTATCGCCCGCTCGGGGGCGCCGAGATCGCGGGCGAGCATCCCGAAGATGTCTGGTCGCTCGCCTGCTTCTTCATCCGCCGCGACCTGCGCGGACAGGATCTTGTGCCGCAGCTCATCGAGGCTGCGGTCAAACAGGCGCGCAGGCGCGGCGCCAAGGTGCTCGAGGCCTATCCGGTCGCGCCGGGTTCGCCGAGCTACCGCTTCATGGGCTATGTGCCGGCCTTTGAGGCTGCCGGCTTCGAGATGATCGGTCGCGCCGGCAGCCGCCGCTACGTCATGCGGCGCAAGCTGCGCCGCTAG